Genomic window (Candidatus Binataceae bacterium):
AATGCGCCGCTGGTCCGCCGATCTCACGACAAACGGGAAGATCGCTGGCCACCACCGGCGTGGCGCACGCTTGCGATTCGATCAGGGGCAGGCCAAAACCCTCGTAATCCGAGGTCAGCAGGGTGAGCACCGCACGCTGATAAATCGCCGCCAAAATGGCGGTCGTTAGACGCGGCAGGACGACAACCGCTTCCTTCAGCGACAACTCGTCGCGCAAACGAACTTGCGCAGGAGTAAACGGTCCGCCCACTCGCACTAGGCGCAGATCGGGCCATCGCCGGCGCAAGCCGGCCACGATTCGGAGCAGGATATCGACACGCTTGCGCGCGCTGGTGCTGCCCACGTGCAAGAGATACGGATGGTCCGCCGCCGGCCCCAGCAAGCGATCGACCTGTGCTTGGGCGCGGGGGTCTGCCTGCACGCCAAAACTGGGGTGAACTCCATGATAAACGGTGGTCAGGCGCGCGGCGGGCGCAAGGCTGTTGCGGAGGACTTCGGCGCGCGTGCTGTCGCTGACGCACAGCACCACGGCGGCGCGGCCGAAGCCGTCCAGGATGCGCCGCGTCATGGCCCGAAACGGCAGCGAGCGCGGTTGGCGGTCAGGTTCCAGCAGGCAGCGGAAGGTTTCCAAATCATGGCAGGTGACCGCGGCGGTGCCGCGCGGCAGCTCGTGGAGCAGATGGCTGTAGCTGTGATCGATAATGTGGAACAGGTCGAAGCGCTCGTGCATCCGGCGAAGATAACGAGGATAGTCGAACATTCGGTTGAGCAGGCGGTCGGCGCTGACACACGCCCAGCCCGCCGCTGGCAGGCGCGTGAAGCGGCGGCGGAAAGGCGGCCGCAGTGGACGGGCATGGATACGCTGGTGGGGATAGCGGGCGAGGTAGCGAACCGTCATCGCGCCTACCAGGTCAATACTCGGCCAGCCCTCCTGACGGAAATCACAGACCACTGCCACCCGCAGGGGCTGAGGCAAAGCCTGCCCCCCTACTTACGCACGAAGGGTAGCCAGCTAACCGAGGCCCACAAGGCGGCTTTGATCAAATGGCCAAGGCGATGGAAAAACAACGCGATCTTACCCCACAGTACTCCGAAAGAGCCGGCGCGGGCCACCGCGGCGCGCGTCTCCAGGGGGATTTGCAATAGCGTGGTCGAGCCTTTGCTCACGGTGATGGTGCCGACGGTTGCCGCCGCCGCCACGGGTGCTATCAGGTAGCTGGCTGGAAGGTTGGCTGCCAAAGCCAGACCGCGATCCTCGCCGCGCGGCAGCGTGATCACCACTTCGTGCGCGGGCGTGATCGCGACCGCGGGTTGGCGCCCTTCGTAAACCGGTAGGCTGGACGGCGCCAGGCCGGCCGGGTTGGGTTGATAATTGACATAGGTGCGAAAGGCCCAGTCGATCAGCTTTTCCGTCTCGGTGCGCCGTTTCTCGGCGTTGGGCGTGCCGAGCAAGGCCGAGATCAACCGCATGTCGCCCTGATGGGCGGTGGCGACTAGATGGAAACCGGCTTCGGAGACGTGCCCGGTCTTCAGACCATCCACCCGCGAATCGTAAAGCAGCAGCGTGTTCCAGTTGCGCTGCGTGATGTTATCGAAAGTGAATTCCTTGGGCGAGGTATAAGTTAGCGCATCGGGAAAGCGCTGCAGCAGCAGCGAGGCCAGCTTCACCATGTCGGCGGCAGTGGTGTACTGGTCGGGCTCGGGCAGACCGTCGGGACTCATGAAGTGGGTTTCGCTCAAACCGAGCTTGGCGACGTACTGATTCATCAAACCGACAAACGCGTCGGTACTGCCGGCCTCGTATTCGGCCAGCGCCACCGCCGCATCGTTTCCCGAGGAGACCATCAGCCCGTAGAGCAACTCGCGCACCGGGACGCGTTGGCCCACGGCCAGGAACATTTTTGAAACCGTCGGATCGATCGAAAGACGCCAAGCCTTCTCACTGATCGTGACCGGGGTATCGAGCGACAAGCGACCGGCGCGCAA
Coding sequences:
- a CDS encoding glycosyltransferase family 1 protein → MPQPLRVAVVCDFRQEGWPSIDLVGAMTVRYLARYPHQRIHARPLRPPFRRRFTRLPAAGWACVSADRLLNRMFDYPRYLRRMHERFDLFHIIDHSYSHLLHELPRGTAAVTCHDLETFRCLLEPDRQPRSLPFRAMTRRILDGFGRAAVVLCVSDSTRAEVLRNSLAPAARLTTVYHGVHPSFGVQADPRAQAQVDRLLGPAADHPYLLHVGSTSARKRVDILLRIVAGLRRRWPDLRLVRVGGPFTPAQVRLRDELSLKEAVVVLPRLTTAILAAIYQRAVLTLLTSDYEGFGLPLIESQACATPVVASDLPVCREIGGPAAHYCKAAEVESWVEEVDGILVERAEYPQRWQARREAARSWSRSFTWERCAAQTLAEYEKLAPALIH
- a CDS encoding D-alanyl-D-alanine carboxypeptidase family protein, with product MKCMSLRAGWIGTLLVAGVLVAAPVGAAHHRPKSAPPPAIPLDEIHVLGDRPAPFALDARSAMMIEAHSGEVLYAYHEHERIQPASLAKLMTFYITLDALRAGRLSLDTPVTISEKAWRLSIDPTVSKMFLAVGQRVPVRELLYGLMVSSGNDAAVALAEYEAGSTDAFVGLMNQYVAKLGLSETHFMSPDGLPEPDQYTTAADMVKLASLLLQRFPDALTYTSPKEFTFDNITQRNWNTLLLYDSRVDGLKTGHVSEAGFHLVATAHQGDMRLISALLGTPNAEKRRTETEKLIDWAFRTYVNYQPNPAGLAPSSLPVYEGRQPAVAITPAHEVVITLPRGEDRGLALAANLPASYLIAPVAAAATVGTITVSKGSTTLLQIPLETRAAVARAGSFGVLWGKIALFFHRLGHLIKAALWASVSWLPFVRK